In Chloroflexota bacterium, one DNA window encodes the following:
- a CDS encoding RNA polymerase sigma factor, translating to MNSEVRNQNHHSETVALQLVEQICRGEHAAIWELYSLYHTELSQQCLVWMHGNPHDADEALSRLVLKAWESLPRHAYKITNAKAWLMRMAYNICIDIHRQQQRELKRLQPLDSLLGNDDSMPHSATPSPETALLKREVYETINQALQALSPRLNSTFSLWLYNDMSCDAIAQHQGISLANVYKRLQQARDMLQPQLRPSTVEG from the coding sequence ATGAACAGCGAAGTTCGGAATCAAAACCATCACAGCGAAACAGTGGCATTACAACTCGTCGAACAAATTTGCCGAGGCGAACATGCAGCCATTTGGGAGTTGTATAGTTTGTACCACACTGAACTGTCACAGCAATGTTTGGTTTGGATGCATGGCAATCCCCACGATGCCGATGAAGCATTAAGCCGTTTGGTGCTCAAAGCGTGGGAATCGTTGCCACGCCATGCCTATAAAATTACCAACGCCAAGGCTTGGCTCATGCGCATGGCCTACAACATTTGCATCGATATTCATCGCCAACAACAACGCGAACTCAAGCGGCTCCAACCGCTGGATAGCCTGCTGGGCAATGACGACAGCATGCCACATAGCGCAACGCCCTCGCCCGAAACGGCGTTGTTGAAGCGTGAAGTTTATGAAACGATCAATCAAGCCTTGCAAGCGTTATCGCCACGCTTGAATAGCACTTTTTCGTTATGGCTCTACAACGATATGTCGTGCGATGCGATTGCTCAGCATCAAGGAATTTCGTTGGCCAATGTCTATAAACGCTTGCAACAAGCCCGCGATATGCTGCAACCACAATTACGCCCAAGCACTGTTGAGGGGTGA
- a CDS encoding molybdopterin oxidoreductase family protein, with protein MTEQIHYRTCPLCEAMCGLAITVADNAVKQIRGDQADPLSRGHICPKGSALGDIHHDPDRLRQPLQRRADGWHQIGWDEAFDYAATQLKQLQARYGPDAIAIYQGNPSVHNLGTALGAGAFVRSLRTKNRFSASSVDQLPHQLVVYHMYGHQLMLPVPDLDRTQFLLIFGANPAVSNGSIMSAPDIKRRLKAIQQRGGQIVVFDPRQSETAQLADQHYFIQPGSDGLVLAALIHTMLKEGWANPDRLAGFTNGLDQLESLFERFSPAAVAESTGVAADTILQLAHDFAHASSAVCYGRIGVSVQQFGTLSQWLIQVLNIITGNLDREGGSMFTTPAFDTLPLGSKGNVGRWHTRVRQLPEFAGELPSAALAEEILTPGEGQIRGLITSAGNPVLSTPNGQQLDQALAGLEFMLSIDFYLNETTRHAHLILPPSSPLEHDHYDVLFHNLAIRNTAKYSPALFEIDQDARHDWQIFGELTQRMSEKEGRIFPPKAMLERGLRSGPYAIQLSELAQQTHGIDLGPLQPRLPERLFTEDKQIQLVPPAIANDLDRLAELLQQAPTKQLRLISRRQLRSNNSWMHNSQRLVKGDDRCTLQIHPADAAQRQLNHGQQVKLSSRVGTIEVALEVSDLMMPGVVSLPHGWGHRYPNTKIQIAQAHAGSSINDLTDDQAIDPLSGNAALNGIIVEVQAIG; from the coding sequence ATGACTGAACAAATTCATTATCGAACCTGCCCGCTCTGTGAGGCGATGTGTGGCTTGGCGATTACAGTCGCCGACAATGCAGTCAAGCAGATTCGGGGCGATCAGGCTGATCCGCTCAGTCGTGGGCATATTTGCCCCAAAGGTAGTGCCCTCGGCGATATTCATCACGACCCCGATCGCTTGCGCCAGCCGCTTCAACGCCGAGCTGACGGTTGGCATCAGATTGGTTGGGACGAGGCTTTTGATTATGCTGCTACCCAATTAAAACAACTTCAGGCTCGCTATGGCCCCGATGCAATTGCCATTTATCAGGGCAATCCTTCGGTGCATAATCTGGGCACGGCTTTAGGTGCTGGCGCATTTGTCCGCAGTTTGCGCACCAAAAATCGCTTCTCGGCTAGCTCGGTCGATCAATTGCCGCATCAGTTGGTGGTTTATCACATGTATGGTCATCAATTAATGTTGCCGGTTCCTGACTTAGATCGAACTCAATTTTTGTTGATTTTTGGGGCGAATCCAGCGGTTTCAAATGGTAGCATTATGAGTGCCCCCGATATTAAACGCCGTTTGAAAGCAATTCAGCAGCGCGGCGGCCAAATTGTGGTGTTTGACCCACGCCAAAGCGAAACAGCGCAATTAGCCGATCAACATTATTTTATTCAGCCTGGTAGCGATGGTTTGGTGCTGGCAGCGCTGATTCATACTATGCTCAAAGAAGGTTGGGCTAATCCTGATCGGCTAGCTGGCTTTACCAATGGGCTTGATCAGCTTGAATCGCTGTTCGAACGATTTAGCCCAGCGGCAGTCGCCGAGTCAACGGGAGTAGCTGCAGATACGATTTTGCAATTAGCCCACGATTTTGCCCATGCCAGCAGCGCTGTTTGCTATGGCCGAATTGGGGTTTCAGTCCAGCAGTTTGGCACGCTCAGCCAGTGGCTGATTCAGGTACTTAATATCATTACTGGCAACTTGGATCGTGAAGGCGGTTCGATGTTTACTACTCCAGCCTTCGATACCTTGCCCCTAGGTAGCAAAGGTAATGTTGGGCGTTGGCATACCCGCGTGCGCCAGCTGCCCGAATTTGCTGGTGAACTGCCCTCAGCTGCCTTGGCCGAAGAGATTTTAACCCCAGGCGAAGGCCAAATCCGTGGGTTAATCACCTCGGCAGGCAATCCAGTGCTTTCTACGCCCAATGGTCAACAGCTTGATCAAGCCTTGGCTGGGCTTGAATTTATGCTCTCGATTGATTTTTATTTGAATGAAACCACCCGCCATGCCCACCTGATTTTGCCACCAAGCTCGCCCTTAGAGCATGATCATTATGATGTGCTATTTCACAATTTGGCGATTCGTAACACTGCTAAATACAGCCCTGCGCTATTCGAGATCGATCAGGATGCTCGTCACGATTGGCAAATTTTCGGCGAATTAACCCAGCGCATGAGCGAAAAAGAGGGGCGCATTTTCCCACCAAAGGCCATGCTTGAGCGTGGGTTGCGCTCAGGGCCATATGCCATCCAACTTAGCGAATTAGCCCAACAAACACATGGCATCGATCTTGGGCCATTGCAACCACGCCTGCCAGAGCGGCTTTTCACCGAAGATAAACAGATTCAGCTTGTGCCACCAGCAATTGCCAACGATTTGGATCGACTAGCCGAATTGTTACAGCAAGCACCAACCAAGCAACTGCGCTTAATTAGCCGCCGACAACTGCGCAGCAATAATTCATGGATGCACAATAGCCAACGCTTGGTCAAAGGCGATGATCGTTGTACTCTGCAAATCCATCCGGCTGATGCAGCGCAACGCCAACTGAACCATGGTCAGCAAGTCAAACTTAGTTCACGAGTTGGCACAATCGAGGTTGCCCTGGAAGTCAGCGATTTGATGATGCCTGGGGTGGTCAGTTTGCCGCATGGCTGGGGGCATCGCTATCCTAATACCAAAATCCAAATCGCCCAAGCCCACGCTGGCAGCAGCATCAACGATTTAACCGATGATCAAGCAATCGATCCACTAAGTGGCAATGCCGCTTTGAATGGGATTATTGTCGAAGTTCAGGCCATTGGATAG
- a CDS encoding DNA cytosine methyltransferase — protein MQLQAIDLFAGAGGLSLGLTRAGWDVVAACEIDQSAAQTHHLNFPSTKLFGDVREIDFRAFKNIDLLAGGPPCQPFSVAGKQLAGSDGRDMIPEFIRAITEAQPKAFLLENVPGLIAAKNADYSQKIINQLNDLGYDLSIKKVNAADYGVAQKRERILFIGFKKKLDFQFPAPTHGISAPNPYINSSTVLIDVPDCEPNKAIVTYAKNPVLRPSPWAGMLVNGQGRPINPNTPSQTIPATAGGNRTHILDPHGILLAYHQHLIQGGKPYVGKVEGVRRLNIRESARIQSFPDSFEFLGSKSSQYAQIGNAVPPILAQVISAAIKQYF, from the coding sequence ATGCAACTTCAAGCAATCGATCTCTTTGCTGGCGCTGGCGGTTTATCCTTAGGTTTGACAAGGGCAGGCTGGGATGTTGTTGCAGCTTGCGAGATCGATCAGTCAGCTGCTCAAACACATCATCTCAATTTCCCCAGTACAAAACTCTTTGGTGATGTAAGAGAAATAGATTTTCGTGCATTTAAAAACATTGATTTACTGGCAGGTGGCCCGCCATGCCAGCCTTTTTCGGTTGCAGGAAAACAATTAGCGGGATCTGATGGGCGTGATATGATTCCAGAGTTTATTCGGGCCATTACCGAAGCCCAGCCTAAAGCATTTTTGTTAGAAAATGTTCCAGGGCTTATTGCGGCTAAAAATGCTGATTATAGCCAGAAAATTATCAACCAACTCAATGATTTAGGTTATGACCTTTCTATAAAAAAGGTAAATGCTGCTGATTACGGTGTTGCGCAAAAACGCGAAAGAATCTTGTTTATTGGATTTAAAAAAAAGCTTGATTTTCAATTTCCGGCCCCAACTCATGGTATTTCAGCCCCAAATCCCTATATTAACTCAAGCACAGTATTAATTGATGTGCCAGATTGTGAACCAAACAAGGCAATTGTCACCTATGCCAAAAATCCTGTGCTTCGACCAAGCCCTTGGGCTGGAATGTTGGTAAATGGTCAAGGCCGCCCTATCAATCCAAATACCCCCAGTCAAACGATCCCTGCAACGGCTGGCGGCAATCGAACTCACATTCTCGACCCGCACGGTATTCTTTTAGCCTATCATCAGCACTTGATCCAAGGTGGTAAGCCCTATGTTGGCAAAGTTGAGGGAGTTCGACGGCTTAATATTCGCGAATCTGCGCGAATCCAATCTTTTCCCGATTCATTCGAGTTTTTAGGTTCCAAGTCAAGCCAATATGCTCAAATCGGTAACGCAGTCCCTCCCATTTTGGCCCAAGTTATTAGCGCAGCCATTAAACAATACTTTTAG
- a CDS encoding helix-turn-helix domain-containing protein, with translation MSNITPKLDALPRLRVNECFITLFAPRIREQRITKGLSQHRLCICLQTYGIYVSQGYISRLESGQRKDPSIAIIIALSIILDISIDQIINLTRDLMNE, from the coding sequence ATGTCAAATATTACCCCAAAACTCGATGCATTGCCTAGACTGCGCGTGAATGAATGCTTTATAACGCTGTTTGCTCCCCGAATCCGTGAACAGCGAATTACAAAGGGTTTAAGCCAGCACAGGCTATGTATTTGCCTGCAAACGTATGGTATTTATGTATCTCAAGGATATATCTCACGACTTGAATCAGGTCAGCGCAAAGATCCAAGTATCGCCATTATTATTGCCTTATCAATAATTCTTGATATTTCAATAGACCAGATCATTAATTTAACAAGGGATTTAATGAATGAATAG
- the hflX gene encoding GTPase HflX translates to MSNSVRERMHVTAKPKERALLVGGDIYNNREAWHIDDSLDELALLADTAGLEVVGTVSQKLDHPNPKTYIGPGKVREVADLRSETPYDVVIFDEELSPSQARNLEEAIKVKVIDRTTLILDIFAQHARTREGSLQVELAQYDYLLPRLRRAWTHLERQSGGGGGGSGVGVGLRGPGETQLESDQRIIGKRIALLKEQLADVHRHRELYRQNRQESGLPIISVVGYTNAGKSTLLNRLAQADVLAADMLFATLDPTTRKVALPGGRAVLMTDTVGFIQRLPTALVAAFRATLEEIAEADVLLHVLDLTHANVEEQFKTVIDTLSELKVQDKPILTVFNKIDKIDSPSDTEIVRMITELGLPIDRWVAISAQQNIGIERLQTAIEQMLMERMVKFEVMIPYRANELVALWHERGMIESEEFGAEGTTLRGAVPRQFAHRFEPYRVK, encoded by the coding sequence ATGAGTAATTCTGTCCGTGAACGGATGCATGTCACCGCCAAACCCAAGGAACGCGCCCTATTAGTCGGGGGCGATATCTATAACAATCGCGAAGCTTGGCACATCGACGATTCACTTGATGAATTGGCCTTGCTGGCTGATACCGCTGGTCTTGAGGTGGTAGGTACAGTTTCGCAAAAGCTTGATCATCCCAATCCTAAAACCTATATCGGGCCAGGTAAAGTGCGTGAAGTCGCTGATTTGCGTTCGGAAACGCCCTATGATGTGGTGATTTTCGATGAGGAGCTTTCGCCTTCGCAAGCCCGTAACCTCGAAGAAGCAATCAAAGTTAAAGTGATCGATCGCACAACCTTGATTTTGGATATTTTTGCCCAACACGCTCGCACCCGCGAAGGGAGCTTGCAGGTGGAGTTGGCGCAATACGATTATCTGTTACCGCGTTTGCGCCGCGCTTGGACTCACCTTGAGCGCCAATCTGGCGGCGGTGGCGGTGGTTCGGGGGTTGGGGTTGGTTTGCGCGGGCCTGGTGAAACCCAGCTCGAAAGTGACCAACGGATTATTGGCAAACGCATCGCCTTGTTAAAAGAACAATTGGCTGATGTGCATCGCCATCGCGAGTTGTATCGCCAAAACCGCCAAGAATCGGGCTTGCCAATTATCTCAGTGGTTGGCTACACCAACGCTGGCAAATCAACCTTGCTCAATCGTTTGGCTCAAGCCGATGTGCTGGCCGCCGATATGCTGTTTGCCACGCTTGACCCAACCACGCGCAAAGTGGCCTTGCCTGGCGGTCGCGCAGTCTTGATGACTGATACTGTCGGGTTTATTCAACGCTTACCAACTGCCTTAGTCGCAGCTTTCCGCGCAACCTTGGAAGAAATTGCCGAAGCCGATGTGTTGTTGCACGTTTTGGATCTGACCCATGCTAACGTTGAAGAACAATTTAAAACCGTGATCGATACGCTCAGCGAACTCAAAGTTCAGGATAAACCAATTCTGACCGTGTTCAACAAAATCGACAAGATTGATAGTCCCAGCGATACCGAAATTGTGCGCATGATCACCGAATTGGGCCTGCCGATCGATCGCTGGGTGGCGATTTCGGCCCAACAAAACATTGGAATTGAGCGCTTACAAACGGCGATTGAACAGATGTTGATGGAGCGTATGGTTAAATTTGAGGTCATGATTCCCTATCGCGCCAACGAGCTAGTGGCGCTTTGGCATGAACGTGGGATGATCGAAAGCGAGGAATTTGGAGCTGAAGGCACAACCTTACGTGGTGCAGTGCCCCGCCAATTTGCCCATCGCTTCGAGCCATATCGCGTCAAATAA
- a CDS encoding response regulator translates to MPTILAVDDDTTVCALIRHFLGADYTILIASSVGQALLLLETSIPDLLLIDELLPDMRGHEFCHSLEHNPRLRQIPRIMMSASTHYIVAGTPNVLMYIRKPFRREQLLMAVSDVLGE, encoded by the coding sequence ATGCCAACCATTCTTGCTGTTGATGACGATACCACGGTTTGCGCCTTGATTCGCCATTTCTTGGGCGCTGATTATACAATTTTAATTGCCTCAAGCGTCGGCCAAGCGCTGCTGCTGCTTGAAACAAGCATCCCCGACCTGTTATTAATTGATGAATTGCTGCCCGATATGCGAGGCCATGAGTTTTGCCACAGCCTTGAGCACAACCCTCGCCTACGCCAGATTCCGCGCATTATGATGTCGGCCTCGACGCATTACATCGTGGCAGGCACGCCCAATGTGTTGATGTATATTCGTAAGCCGTTTCGCCGTGAACAATTGTTGATGGCGGTGAGCGATGTGCTCGGAGAGTAA
- a CDS encoding DUF4832 domain-containing protein, translating into MRWFRVLFVLLIVAGFSLAWYLLRPQNSLVWQTFTPTVIPLEQAELANPGRGLYQWRGQTMICPSELISNRERYDRWTWAELEPSENDYDWREIHQLLDMAEQNGQRVWLGLGASAGPSNNDPFLPNYLQQPEFGASFEGDWYPNYNHPFVQTRLEALLAAFVAEFAGDQRILGVQMRSYGRYGEGYLPWNADKSHGMWASESTARWLVDAWHTRLSQHFLISIPLSNNPVFYYAMTKQPYWSITRDALGMPEQMRNIDQLIQSDIKVDDQAIGPLVAERWKVAPIFSEMIGEYGERDYSGQFLAAQTQVISYHISYVSNGNFAQPYRESPWDFWRDPINCPAQASNWTNIDIENFMLAGKLAGYRYAPTTIKLAIDNQQLQIESSWHNAGVAPMYERWPLVWQLRDATQAVVWQAESSLDLRQLLPTQAYEHRQQFEQFNLPAGEYELRLVAPAINRYVRPLQLAIEGQLDDGAYRIGILSIR; encoded by the coding sequence ATGCGATGGTTTAGAGTGTTGTTTGTGCTATTGATTGTAGCAGGATTTAGCTTGGCATGGTATCTTTTGCGGCCCCAAAATAGCCTTGTTTGGCAAACATTCACCCCTACGGTTATCCCGCTGGAACAGGCTGAGTTGGCCAATCCTGGGCGCGGGCTGTATCAATGGCGTGGCCAAACCATGATCTGCCCTAGCGAATTGATTTCGAATCGTGAACGCTACGATCGCTGGACATGGGCCGAACTTGAGCCAAGCGAAAATGACTACGATTGGCGAGAAATTCATCAATTGCTCGATATGGCTGAGCAGAATGGTCAGCGGGTTTGGCTGGGTTTGGGGGCAAGTGCTGGGCCGAGCAATAATGACCCGTTTTTACCAAATTATTTGCAACAGCCCGAATTTGGCGCAAGCTTTGAAGGCGATTGGTATCCAAATTACAATCATCCTTTTGTGCAAACCCGCCTCGAAGCTTTGCTAGCAGCCTTTGTAGCCGAATTTGCGGGCGATCAGCGGATTTTGGGTGTGCAGATGCGCAGTTATGGCCGTTATGGCGAGGGCTATTTGCCATGGAACGCCGATAAAAGCCATGGAATGTGGGCCAGCGAAAGTACGGCACGCTGGCTGGTTGATGCTTGGCATACCCGTCTTAGCCAGCATTTTCTGATTTCGATTCCGCTGAGCAATAATCCAGTATTTTACTACGCCATGACTAAACAACCCTATTGGAGCATTACCCGTGATGCCTTGGGCATGCCTGAACAAATGCGCAATATCGATCAATTAATTCAAAGTGATATTAAGGTTGATGACCAAGCAATTGGACCGTTGGTGGCTGAGCGTTGGAAAGTAGCGCCGATTTTTAGCGAGATGATCGGCGAATATGGCGAGCGCGATTATAGCGGCCAGTTTTTGGCAGCCCAAACCCAAGTCATTTCGTATCATATTTCGTATGTGAGCAACGGCAATTTTGCCCAGCCCTATCGTGAAAGTCCGTGGGATTTCTGGCGTGATCCAATTAATTGTCCTGCGCAAGCCAGCAATTGGACGAACATTGATATTGAGAATTTTATGCTGGCAGGCAAATTAGCCGGTTATCGCTATGCGCCAACCACGATCAAACTCGCCATCGATAACCAGCAGCTCCAGATCGAAAGTAGCTGGCACAACGCTGGGGTTGCCCCGATGTATGAGCGCTGGCCGTTAGTTTGGCAATTACGCGATGCTACTCAGGCTGTGGTTTGGCAAGCCGAATCAAGCCTTGATTTACGCCAACTATTGCCAACCCAAGCCTACGAGCATCGCCAACAATTTGAACAATTCAATCTGCCAGCGGGCGAATATGAATTGCGACTGGTTGCTCCGGCGATCAATCGCTATGTTCGGCCTTTGCAATTGGCAATTGAAGGCCAGCTGGATGATGGGGCATATCGGATTGGAATTCTGAGCATTCGTTAA
- the miaB gene encoding tRNA (N6-isopentenyl adenosine(37)-C2)-methylthiotransferase MiaB, whose product MERNRYFVWTVGCQMNVSDSERLESALQGVGYTPAEQAEDADFIVLNSCSVRANAEEKIIGKITDIQRIKRERPDTKIVLWGCMVGPNNQSIFKKKLPMVDHFVSPSAVDEVLALAPNPIYQLDEPALPVADWEVPPVNVHVPINYGCNMSCAYCVIPLRRGKERSRPMEEIAEEVRRICARGAKEITLLGQIVDSYGHDLPGRPDLADLLEYLHETPGLVRLRFLTSHPAFMSEKLLHTIARLPKVMPDINLPIQAGDDQLLKVMKRGYTVAKYTKLIERIREIIPNVSLSTDIIVGHPGETREMFERTLEMVGNIRFDKVHIAAYSSRPGTKAADMELDPALAVEHGEKQYRRIALERLQEQIATERNEECLGHEVEVLVEEFTKGKWRGRDRNNKLVFFEAEGDWYGKVVNIHVTETRPWWLGGDLIGETLAIGA is encoded by the coding sequence ATGGAACGAAATCGCTATTTTGTATGGACAGTTGGCTGCCAAATGAACGTCTCTGATTCAGAGCGACTTGAATCGGCGCTGCAAGGAGTAGGCTATACTCCTGCTGAGCAAGCTGAAGATGCCGATTTTATTGTATTAAATTCATGCTCAGTGCGGGCCAATGCCGAAGAAAAGATTATCGGCAAAATCACCGATATTCAACGCATCAAGCGCGAGCGGCCTGATACCAAAATTGTGTTATGGGGCTGTATGGTCGGCCCAAATAATCAATCAATCTTCAAGAAAAAATTGCCAATGGTTGACCATTTTGTCTCGCCATCGGCAGTTGATGAGGTTTTGGCTTTAGCGCCTAACCCAATTTACCAGCTTGATGAACCAGCTTTGCCGGTGGCCGATTGGGAAGTGCCGCCTGTCAATGTGCATGTGCCAATTAATTATGGCTGCAATATGTCGTGTGCTTATTGTGTGATTCCGTTGCGCCGTGGGAAAGAGCGTTCGCGTCCAATGGAAGAAATCGCTGAAGAAGTGCGGCGAATTTGTGCCCGTGGAGCCAAAGAAATTACCTTGCTGGGCCAAATTGTCGATTCATATGGCCATGATTTGCCAGGGCGGCCTGACCTTGCTGATTTGCTGGAATATTTGCATGAAACTCCAGGTTTAGTGCGCTTACGCTTTTTGACCTCGCACCCAGCCTTTATGAGCGAAAAATTGTTGCATACGATTGCCCGCTTGCCTAAAGTTATGCCTGATATTAACTTGCCAATTCAAGCAGGCGATGATCAATTGCTCAAGGTGATGAAGCGTGGCTATACCGTGGCCAAATATACCAAATTGATCGAACGGATTCGTGAGATTATCCCCAACGTGTCATTATCAACTGATATCATTGTTGGGCATCCAGGTGAAACTCGCGAGATGTTTGAGCGCACCTTGGAGATGGTTGGCAATATTCGGTTTGATAAAGTGCATATTGCTGCCTACTCCTCGCGCCCTGGCACCAAAGCCGCCGATATGGAGCTTGACCCAGCCTTGGCAGTTGAACATGGCGAAAAGCAATATCGGCGAATTGCGCTTGAGCGCCTGCAAGAACAAATTGCCACTGAGCGCAACGAAGAATGCTTGGGGCATGAGGTTGAAGTTTTGGTTGAGGAATTCACCAAAGGCAAATGGCGTGGCCGCGATCGCAATAATAAATTGGTCTTTTTCGAGGCCGAAGGCGATTGGTATGGCAAAGTGGTCAATATTCACGTCACAGAAACTCGCCCATGGTGGTTGGGTGGCGACCTGATCGGTGAAACGCTAGCAATAGGTGCATAA
- a CDS encoding CPBP family intramembrane metalloprotease encodes MSYGNDDPQRERNDAVLKALGGVPQPPVAPPMQPQQPMAQPGWYPADYGYQVPSTGAAVPGSEEGNSRTPMAYWVLPDLIFGFLLAVLLQVIIMVVYMLANGLSDLEQIQGLLNDPTFILLNAPTLGLGFTLASILRVNILRKLPLAWFGLNRQKLGVALGFGFIAGISFLVTNFISGAISKALDSSPDQQAQLIGPFKEASNLQIGIFGLFVVIIGPFLEEVFFRGYAFRAIRQKLGVTWGVVLSGILFALPHAFGVTTGYIALLIPIFLGGAILALVYHYTNNLWSAVLAHSINNFIGFIGLIVALKFDV; translated from the coding sequence ATGAGTTATGGCAATGATGATCCCCAACGTGAACGCAACGATGCCGTTTTGAAGGCGCTTGGTGGCGTGCCGCAACCGCCCGTTGCTCCGCCCATGCAGCCGCAGCAACCCATGGCCCAACCTGGTTGGTATCCAGCAGATTATGGCTATCAGGTGCCATCAACTGGTGCGGCGGTTCCTGGCTCAGAGGAAGGCAACAGTCGCACGCCAATGGCCTACTGGGTATTGCCTGATTTAATTTTTGGTTTTTTGCTGGCAGTACTGTTGCAAGTGATCATCATGGTGGTTTACATGCTGGCCAATGGATTAAGCGATTTGGAGCAAATCCAAGGCTTATTGAATGACCCAACCTTTATTTTGCTCAACGCCCCAACTTTAGGTTTAGGGTTTACTTTAGCCAGCATCTTGCGGGTCAATATCTTGCGCAAGTTGCCCCTAGCTTGGTTTGGCCTGAATCGCCAAAAACTGGGGGTTGCTTTGGGTTTTGGCTTTATTGCAGGCATTAGTTTCTTAGTGACCAACTTTATTTCAGGTGCGATTAGCAAAGCTTTAGACAGCAGCCCCGATCAGCAAGCACAGTTGATCGGCCCTTTTAAAGAGGCTAGTAATCTACAAATTGGCATATTTGGCTTGTTTGTGGTAATTATTGGGCCATTTTTAGAGGAAGTCTTTTTTCGCGGCTACGCTTTTCGGGCGATCCGCCAAAAACTAGGGGTTACCTGGGGGGTTGTGCTCAGTGGCATTCTGTTTGCTCTGCCGCATGCCTTTGGGGTTACAACTGGTTATATTGCCCTGTTGATTCCGATTTTTCTTGGTGGGGCGATTTTGGCCTTGGTTTACCACTACACCAACAATCTATGGAGCGCGGTTTTAGCGCACTCGATCAATAACTTTATTGGATTTATCGGCCTGATTGTGGCCTTGAAGTTCGACGTATAG
- a CDS encoding tetratricopeptide repeat protein, which yields MRIRNRLIDQAISEAANNQWESAIELNRKAIEMAEDPETYNRLGKALQEVNRYAEALETYQKTLKLAPSNIIARRNIDKLTPLLSSEGKTNQRSRELVDLRLFVSETGKTGITTLTNLANPGLVSQLGSGEIVELRHEGRLLNAYTSDGILIGRIEPKLAQRLAELIDGGNKYAAAIAHIENGQVRIVIRETFQHPSQRTKISFPGKLSGDMGAFRPYVRDYSLRYDFDGDDDDEVDEMGEEEEEDLDEMSLDDVDSDDGDDDDELGS from the coding sequence ATGCGTATTCGTAATCGCCTGATCGATCAAGCGATTAGCGAAGCTGCTAACAATCAGTGGGAATCGGCGATTGAACTGAACCGCAAAGCAATCGAAATGGCCGAAGATCCTGAAACCTATAATCGTTTAGGCAAGGCTTTGCAGGAAGTAAATCGTTATGCTGAAGCGCTTGAAACCTATCAAAAGACGTTAAAACTTGCCCCAAGCAATATTATTGCCCGTCGCAATATCGATAAGCTGACTCCATTATTGAGCAGCGAAGGCAAAACCAACCAACGCAGTCGCGAATTGGTCGATTTGCGCTTGTTTGTCAGCGAAACTGGCAAAACTGGCATTACCACACTGACCAATCTCGCCAATCCCGGTTTGGTAAGCCAATTGGGTAGTGGCGAGATCGTTGAGCTGCGCCACGAAGGCCGCTTGTTGAATGCCTACACCAGCGATGGGATTTTAATTGGGCGGATTGAGCCAAAACTGGCCCAACGCTTAGCTGAATTGATCGATGGTGGCAACAAATATGCCGCAGCGATCGCCCATATCGAAAACGGCCAAGTGCGGATCGTGATTCGTGAAACCTTCCAACACCCATCACAACGCACCAAAATCTCCTTCCCTGGCAAACTTAGCGGCGATATGGGAGCTTTCCGCCCGTATGTTCGCGATTATTCGTTGCGCTACGATTTCGATGGCGATGACGATGATGAAGTTGACGAAATGGGTGAGGAAGAAGAAGAAGATCTTGACGAAATGAGCCTCGATGATGTCGATAGCGACGATGGCGACGATGACGATGAACTAGGCAGTTAG